From Debaryomyces hansenii CBS767 chromosome C complete sequence, a single genomic window includes:
- a CDS encoding DEHA2C16434p (weakly similar to uniprot|P38148 Saccharomyces cerevisiae YBR276c PPS1 protein tyrosine phosphatase), which yields MSIIDHVVNDWNSCNGKSSSTTSLTEESAISKSYDNLPRFTNLSVFHVNSGNYAMASASSSDIDLESCESSKKSTSGTPVIVDNEFYIKSFNSKLSPVSDHPNIFRIQNIDDFLELIQFYYASKLLPSEKCFPYFHGLNSIRQRIFFCGNSNIESHDSLALQNNVVLPDSLREHFHLMFINSKESGRQLNNSCHLSDLLTPKEEMINFNAPQEHAEFIQYKEFNHVNEFSPVLNELNNRNFSSQMKLMAPLSNFLIYNDSMDFSINLNSALTVNELTTDKFIYIVDVPLQDWNSVDPSYFTDLHEDDLFRKEQNMLFKLNSMKSPFPNVFTGTIEDFQTLYSTDHGFKILIHCHKDAEFPKLSELQKFLDNTKHDVPLFLEFPSSGSLHSSSITFNQTLCYLNILKLIHHYVRIHDENVFIFSGDGFTELSMLTLSLGCLWDVDKKCGLIEEVILAMLGSDRDLRLYFFKNDLVFLKKIERIINWIKLLKLNDRDLIIDLDYEEINVYYNLSVQKITPLLYDWFNFEEDNNFPSKILPNLYLGSLKHASSYIVTECLKISKIICVGERPLWFSQLNIIFEHEMNEIDPTNKEVIKPIYSFNHDLTKVYEVSNINLKRYPTIKSIIFIYNLKDDGRDSMLPLLTDCPPEVQSKILINPENLHENTLIHCRIGVSRSATLAIASVMKFGSMSLIDAYMFVRVRRFNIIIQPNLRLFYELFCFEEYLNQGHRTYSWWSLCHDISKLNRHYFN from the coding sequence ATGAGTATCATTGATCATGTTGTTAACGACTGGAATAGTTGTAATGGGAAGTCGAGTTCTACCACCAGTCTAACAGAAGAGTCGGCCATTTCGAAATCATACGACAACTTACCAAGGTTCACGAACTTGTCAGTTTTCCATGTAAATCTGGGCAATTATGCCATGGCAAGTGCTTCTAGTTCTGATATAGACCTTGAAAGTTGTGAGTCCAGTAAAAAATCAACTAGTGGTACACCAGTCATTGTGGATAACGAGTTCTACATCAAGTCGTTCAATAGTAAACTTAGTCCTGTGTCTGATCATCCTAACATTTTTCGGATCCAAAACATCGATGATTTTCTAGAActcattcaattttactATGCCAGCAAATTATTACCTTCTGAGAAGTGTTTTCCTTATTTTCATGGATTGAATAGTATTAGACAACGAATCTTTTTTTGTGGGAATCTGAACATTGAAAGCCATGACTCCTTGGCACTCCAAAACAACGTTGTGTTACCTGATCTGTTAAGAGAACATTTCCACTTAATGTTCATTAACTCAAAAGAATCAGGTCGTCAGCTAAACAATCTGTGTCATTTAAGTGATTTGCTTACACCCAAGGAAGAGatgattaattttaatgCACCACAAGAACATGCTGAGTTTATTCAATACAAAGAATTTAACCATGTTAATGAATTTTCCCCGGTCCTAAATGAATTGAACAATCGTAACTTTTCTCTGCAAATGAAACTAATGGCACCATTGTCTAACTTTCTAATTTACAATGATTCAATGGacttttcaataaacttGAACTCGGCATTAACCGTAAATGAATTGACAACcgataaatttatttatattgttgACGTACCATTACAGGACTGGAACCTGGTGGATCCCAGCTATTTCACTGATTTGcatgaagatgatttatttCGCAAGGAGCAGAATATGCTTTTCAAGTTGAATTCTATGAAATCCCCATTTCCCAATGTTTTTACAGGTACAATAGAGGATTTTCAAACTTTGTACTCTACTGATCATGgttttaaaatattaattcaCTGTCATAAAGATGCAGAGTTTCCTAAATTGTCTGAGTTGCAGAAGTTTCTAGACAATACTAAGCACGATGTACCTTTATTCTTGGAATTCCCGTCTTCTGGCTCATTACATTCGTCATCAATAACATTTAATCAAACTTTATGTTACCTaaacattttgaaattgatacaTCATTATGTTAGGATTCATGACGAAAATGTCTTTATTTTCTCTGGTGACGGATTTACAGAATTATCGATGTTAACCTTATCACTAGGTTGTCTTTGGGACGTCGATAAGAAATGTGGGTTAATTGAGGAAGTCATATTAGCAATGTTGGGTAGTGATAGAGATTTACgtctttatttttttaaaaatgaCTTGGTATTTCTAAAAAAAATCGAAAGAATAATTAATTGgattaaattattgaaattaaatgatcGAGATCTTATCATTGATTTGGATTATGAAGAGATTAATGTTTATTACAATTTAAGTGTTCAGAAGATTACTCCGCTACTTTACGATTGGTTTAACTTTGAGGAAGACAACAACTTCccatcaaaaattttacCCAATTTATACCTTGGTTCGCTAAAGCATGCTTCATCATACATCGTAACTGAGTGtttaaaaatttccaaGATTATATGTGTTGGTGAAAGACCACTTTGGTTCAgtcaattaaatattatttttgagcatgaaatgaatgaaattgatcCCACTAACAAAGAAGTTATAAAGCctatttattcttttaaTCATGATCTTACAAAGGTTTATGAAGTTTCCAATATTAATCTAAAGAGATATCCTACAATTAAACTGatcatttttatatacaatttgaaagatgatgGTAGAGATTCGATGTTACCTTTGCTTACAGATTGTCCTCCTGAAGTCCAATCGAAAATCTTAATTAATCCCGAGAATTTACATGAAAATACTTTGATTCACTGTAGAATTGGTGTTTCTAGGTCGGCAACGTTGGCCATAGCTCTGGTTATGAAATTTGGGAGCATGTCGTTAATAGATGCCTACATGTTTGTAAGAGTCCGAAGGtttaacattattatccaaCCTAATTTAAGGCTTTTCTACGAATTATTTTGCTTCGAAGAGTATTTAAATCAGGGCCATAGGACGTACTCTTGGTGGAGTTTATGTCACGACATTTCCAAACTCAATAGgcattatttcaattaa
- a CDS encoding DEHA2C16456p (similar to uniprot|P07807 Saccharomyces cerevisiae YOR236w DFR1 dihydrofolate reductase), with the protein MTAANGKVTPPIAMIVAALLPELGIGIKGKMPWRLRQEIKYFKNVTTTTKDPNGINAVIMGRKTWESIPTKFRPLPGRLNIVLSRSYVSHGSNDEDIILTNSIENALAKVEEYSKPVEKIFVIGGSELYNKLISHEKVQHLLITEIKSTRPVEVDTWLKFPIYTESSDWTKQTNDDLSKFTGIDNEDVEITEGDFTYKYTYWKKKV; encoded by the coding sequence ATGACAGCAGCTAATGGAAAGGTAACACCTCCTATTGCCATGATTGTGGCAGCCCTTTTACCAGAGTTAGGAATCGGAATAAAAGGAAAAATGCCGTGGAGATTGAGACAAGAGATAAAGTACTTTAAGAATGTTACAACTACAACTAAAGACCCTAACGGTATAAATGCGGTTATAATGGGCCGTAAGACATGGGAGTCTATACCTACGAAATTTAGACCTCTACCAGGACGGTTGAATATAGTTTTGTCCAGATCATACGTCAGTCATGGGTCAAATGATGAGGACATTATATTGACAAATTCTATTGAAAATGCATTGGCTAAGGTTGAGGAATATAGCAAACCGGTAGAGAAAATATTTGTCATAGGTGGATCAGAGTTATATAATAAGCTCATCTCACACGAAAAAGTACAACATTTACTCATCACAGAAATTAAAAGCACCAGACCGGTGGAAGTGGATACATGGTTGAAATTTCCGATATACACAGAATCGAGTGATTGGACTAAGCAAACAAATGACGATTTGCTGAAATTCACTGGAATAGATAATGAGGACGTGGAAATCACAGAAGGCGATTTTACTTACAAGTATACATACTGGAAGAAAAAAGTGTAA
- a CDS encoding DEHA2C16478p (weakly similar to uniprot|P53551 Saccharomyces cerevisiae YPL127c HHO1 histone H1 protein): MGPKTKISKAEALPASKLTYKDMIKSAIETLKERNGSSRQGLKKYVQSNYKINAVNFDSLFNTALRKGVETGDFSQPKGPSGPVKLAKKGKIAPVEAKVTKPTKPTKPTSKTTTTTTTKKASTKKAAPKTASKVAPAAKKKTVVKKAVAKKPVATKPAAKKVTKKPTAKATAPKRTDAKKVTKPATKKAPVKKAATKKSAKK, encoded by the exons ATGGGCCCAAAGACAAAAATATCCAAAGCTGAAGCTTTACCAGCTTCTAAATTAACTTACAAAG ATATGATCAAATCAGCAATTGAAACATTAAAGGAAAGAAACGGTTCATC TCGTCAAGGATTGAAGAAATACGTCCAGTCCAATTACAAGATCAACGCTGTTAACTTTGATTCTTTATTCAACACCGCTTTAAGAAAGGGGGTTGAAACAGGTGACTTCCTGCAACCAAAGGGACCTTCAGGTCCTGTCAAATTGGCAAAGAAGGGTAAGATTGCTCCTGTTGAAGCCAAGGTCACGAAACCAACCAAACCAACCAAACCAACTTCTAAGACCACCACCACGACCACCACCAAGAAAGCCTCCACGAAAAAGGCCGCTCCTAAGACTGCATCTAAAGTTGCTCCTGCTGCTAAGAAGAAGACCGTGGTCAAGAAAGCCGTAGCTAAGAAGCCTGTTGCTACCAAACCGGCCGCAAAAAAGGTCACTAAGAAACCTACTGCTAAGGCTACTGCCCCAAAAAGGACAGATGCTAAGAAGGTGACGAAGCCAGCCACCAAGAAAGCTCCTGTTAAGAAAGCTGCTACAAAGAAATCCGCAAAGAAATAA
- a CDS encoding DEHA2C16500p (weakly similar to uniprot|P53210 Saccharomyces cerevisiae YGR017w) encodes MLQFQYMAPWIPTFKSATEAELAANENDPPFITFQFATVDSQGFPHVRTLVYRGFLFDDRNSNVITCVTDKRTNKYKELLTNDKFEAVFYFPKIRKQFRFRGMARIIDNTYKPVIDLSSIQPKTIIQNNYQNSSDSDSDEDDDEEELEIKATNTSSSLNSGSENDSSCQVTPISHSLLSPSLLSQVQKQKSSENISYTNLQDLSSIDYYPPTEQEWETEHKRLWFNLSKPLKKSFRKPTPTTPINNENQKLIDSINRGVDGKKDEDGLKNFAVVGLFIDYVDLYELDKDRRYIYAKDSTQSWSEAEVCP; translated from the coding sequence ATGTtacaatttcaatatatgGCGCCATGGATCCCCACGTTCAAATCGGCCACGGAGGCTGAATTGGCGGCCAACGAGAACGATCCTCCGTTCATCacttttcaatttgctACGGTAGATTCTCAGGGATTTCCTCATGTCAGGACGCTTGTTTATAGAGGATTCTTATTTGACGATAGAAACAGCAACGTGATTACGTGTGTGACAGACAAGAGAACCaataaatacaaagaaTTGTTGACGAACGATAAGTTCGAAGCGGTATTTTACTTCCCCAAGATCAGAAAACAGTTCAGATTCCGAGGTATGGCAAGAATCATCGACAACACATACAAGCCGGTCATCGACTTGTCTAGTATACAACCAAAGACCATAATACAGAACAACTACCAGAACTCTAGTGACAGCGACTCGgacgaagatgatgatgaagaagaactCGAAATAAAAGCGACTAACACATCCTCGTCGCTTAATTCGGGATCCGAAAATGATTCATCTTGCCAAGTGACCCCTATTAGCCACAGTCTTCTCTCGCCGTCGCTTTTGTCACAAGTACAGAAGCAAAAATCATCAGAGAACATTTCGTACACCAACTTGCAAGATTTATCCAGCATTGACTACTACCCTCCTACCGAACAAGAATGGGAAACTGAACACAAGCGCTTGTGGTTCAACTTAAGTAAACCCTTGAAGAAATCGTTTAGGAAGCCGACACCTACAACACCTATAAACAACGAAAACCAGAAGTTAATAGATTCTATAAATAGGGGAGTCGATGGTAAGAAGGACGAGGACGGCTTGAAGAATTTCGCAGTCGTTGGCCTTTTTATAGATTACGTGGATTTATATGAGCTTGACAAGGATAGACGGTACATTTATGCTAAAGATTCTACTCAGCTGTGGAGTGAAGCCGAGGTTTGTCCTTAA
- a CDS encoding DEHA2C16544p (similar to uniprot|P13856 Saccharomyces cerevisiae YGR152c RSR1 GTP-binding protein), which produces MRDYKVVVLGAGGVGKSSVTVQFVQGVYVESYDPTIEDSYRKQIEIDGRACDLEILDTAGVAQFTAMRELYIKSGKGFLLVYSVTDENSLKELLALREQVLRIKDSDNVPMVLIGNKCDLNDDRELSIDDGIKVSQDWGLVPFYETSAMYKTNVDEAFVDVVRQIMRKDAATSAEKKQQKELQKQNEVTADEAGDNNAVVAADATNTTSKNKDSSKKARSNQAKKDASNPDSKNKSKCCVIM; this is translated from the exons ATGAGAG ATTATAAAGTAGTAGTTTTAGGTGCTGGCGGGGTTGGTAAATCGTCAGTTACTGTTCAATTTGTTCAGGGTGTGTACGTCGAAAGTTACGACCCAACTATCGAAGACTCATACAGAAAGCAAATCGAAATAGATGGTAGAGCTTgtgatttggaaattttggaTACGGCAGGGGTAGCCCAATTCACAGCCATGAGAGAATTGTACATTAAATCAGGTAAGGGATTCTTGTTGGTGTATTCTGTGACCGACGAAAACTCgttgaaagaattgttgGCTTTGAGAGAACAGGTATTGCGTATCAAGGATTCTGATAACGTGCCAATGGTCTTAATTGGTAACAAATGTGATTTAAATGACGATAGAGAATTAAGTATCGACGATGGTATAAAAGTGTCACAGGATTGGGGTCTTGTGCCATTTTATGAAACCAGTGCCATGTATAAGACAAACGTTGACGAGGCATTCGTCGACGTTGTAAGACAAATCATGAGAAAAGACGCAGCTACCAGTGCAGAAAAGAAACAACAGAAGGAATTACAAAAGCAAAACGAGGTGACGGCAGACGAAGCAGGTGACAACAACGCTGTCGTCGCTGCTGATGCTACAAATACTACTTCTAAGAATAAAGATCTGTCCAAAAAAGCCCGTTCTAATCAAGCCAAAAAAGACGCTTCCAATCCAGATTCCAAGAACAAGTCCAAATGCTGTGTTATAATGTGA
- a CDS encoding DEHA2C16566p (similar to uniprot|P36156 Saccharomyces cerevisiae YKR076w ECM4 or uniprot|Q04806 Saccharomyces cerevisiae YMR251w), whose product MATNKEGKPLEILKFADDSGSYKRQSSKFRNFISNAENSKFKPELNRYHLYVSMACPWAHRTLITRVLKGLTQIISVSVVHWHMDNNGWRFMNKEEASKRSSNSDISNGTEDHLHGFDRIKQLYFKADPEYSGRFTVPVLWDKKLETIVNNESSEILRMLNSEFNSLLSSEYAELDLYPKDMREAIDEINSWIYDNINNGVYKTGFSTKQEVYDKEVVNVFNHLDKVESILAKNHEGPNKIEFLLDNKITEADIRLFTTIVRFDAVYVQHFKCNLKMIRYDYPNIHNWLRLLYWKIPGFNETTDFHHIKCHYTKSHVGINPNGITPLGPVPDVLHY is encoded by the coding sequence ATGGCTACAAACAAAGAAGGTAAACCACTTGAGATTTTGAAGTTCGCTGATGATTCCGGGTCTTATAAGAGACAATCATCGAAATTCCGtaatttcatttccaaTGCCgaaaattccaaatttaaACCTGAATTGAACCGTTATCACTTGTATGTGTCCATGGCATGTCCATGGGCCCACAGAACATTGATTACTAGAGTTTTGAAAGGATTGACTCAAATTATATCAGTTTCGGTTGTGCATTGGCACATGGATAATAATGGATGGAGATTTATGAATAAGGAAGAAGCCAGTAAAAGGTCATCAAATAGCGATATTCTGAACGGCACTGAAGACCACTTGCACGGGTTTGATAGAATCAAGCAATTGTACTTCAAAGCAGATCCAGAGTATTCGGGTAGATTTACCGTCCCGGTTTTATGGGACAAGAAATTAGAAACCATCGTGAACAACGAATCAAGTGAAATCTTGAGAATGCTTAACAGTGAGTTCAATTCGTTATTGTCGTCTGAATATGCCGAGTTAGATTTGTATCCAAAAGACATGAGAGAGGCTATcgatgaaatcaattcgTGGATTTATGACAATATAAACAATGGTGTTTATAAGACCGGTTTCTCTACTAAGCAAGAAGTTTATGATAAAGAGGTAGTCAATGTTTTCAACCATCTTGACAAAGTTGAACTGATCTTGGCCAAGAACCACGAAGGTCCTAACAAAATCGAATTTTTATTAGATAACAAAATTACAGAGGCCGATATTAGATTATTTACTACAATTGTCAGATTCGATGCCGTTTATGTTCAACATTTCAAATGTAATTTAAAGATGATCAGATACGATTATCCTAATATTCACAATTGGTTGagattattatattggaaaattcCAGGTTTCAACGAAACAACTGACTTCCACCATATTAAATGTCATTACACCAAGTCTCACGTTGGTATAAATCCTAATGGTATTACACCTTTAGGTCCTGTACCAGATGTTTTGCATTATTAG
- a CDS encoding DEHA2C16588p (similar to uniprot|P36156 Saccharomyces cerevisiae YKR076w ECM4 or uniprot|Q04806 Saccharomyces cerevisiae YMR251w), which yields MATDKRGNSLGNLNFADETGAFKKKASTFRNFISSAENARFRPELNRYHLYVSMACPWAHRTLATRVLKGLTQIISVSVVHWHMDNNGWRFMNKEEASKRSSKSDISNGTEDHLYGFDRFKQLYFKADPEYAGRFTVPVLWDKKLETIVNNESSEILRMFHSEFNSLLPSEYAELDLYPKEKRHEIDEINSWIHDNINSGVYKTGFSTKQEIYDKEVANVFNHLDMVEQILAKNKESFNSFLIGNKLTEADIRLFTTIVRFDAVYVQHFKCNLKMIRYDYPNIHKWLRFLYWKIPGFKETTDFDHIKYHYTKSHPGINPNGITPLGPVPNILNYS from the coding sequence ATGGCCACAGATAAAAGAGGCAACCTGCTTGGgaacttgaattttgcCGATGAAACAGGTGCTTTTAAGAAAAAAGCATCTACATTCCGGAATTTCATTTCCAGTGCCGAAAATGCCAGGTTTAGGCCTGAGTTGAACCGTTATCACTTGTATGTGTCCATGGCATGTCCATGGGCCCACAGAACATTAGCTACTAGAGTTTTGAAAGGATTGACTCAAATTATATCAGTTTCGGTTGTGCATTGGCACATGGATAATAATGGATGGAGATTTATGAATAAGGAAGAAGCCAGTAAAAGGTCATCAAAAAGCGATATTCTGAACGGCACTGAAGACCACTTGTACGGGTTTGATAGATTCAAGCAATTGTATTTCAAAGCAGATCCAGAGTACGCGGGTAGATTTACCGTTCCAGTGTTATGGGACAAGAAATTAGAAACCATCGTGAACAACGAATCAAGTGAAATCTTGAGAATGTTTCACAGCGAGTTCAACTCATTATTGCCGTCAGAATATGCCGAGTTAGATTTGTATCCAAAAGAAAAGAGACATGAGATTGATGAGATCAATTCCTGGATTCACGATAATATCAATAGCGGTGTTTATAAGACCGGTTTCTCTACTAAGCAAGAGATTTATGACAAAGAGGTAGCCAATGTTTTCAATCATCTTGATATGGTAGAGCAAATTTTGGCCAAGAACAAAGAAAGTTTTAACAGTTTTTTAATTGGTAACAAACTTACAGAGGCCGATATTAGATTATTTACTACAATTGTCAGATTCGATGCCGTTTATGTCCAACATTTCAAATGTAATTTAAAGATGATCAGATACGATTATCCTAATATTCACAAATGGTTAAGATTTTTATATTGGAAAATCCCAGGTTTCAAAGAAACAACCGATTTCGATCATATCAAATACCATTACACCAAATCTCATCCTGGTATAAATCCTAATGGTATTACACCTTTAGGTCCTGTACCGaacatattgaattattcttAA